Proteins from one Podospora pseudoanserina strain CBS 124.78 chromosome 1, whole genome shotgun sequence genomic window:
- a CDS encoding hypothetical protein (EggNog:ENOG503PGZ2): MPTSYLIRRLVENGKELLVDIPVDDRNRLQPDLPSLKGQDSTLEAAIVLVARDSAADFWEAAEGPTVWDLDKNKGLAILPYHDVDRILKAILETKDFEFFEKAASQTEGRMSSSFFYWAAGMIKAGSLAMMDIEKGPVAAILRYP, from the exons ATGCCTACGAGCTACCTTATCCGCCGTCTAGTGGAGAATGGAAAAGAGCTTCTTGTCGACATTCCTGTCGATGATCGAAACCGGCTTCAACCAGACCTTCCTTCCCTCAAGGGGCAGGATTCGACTTTGGAGGCCGCAATTGTACTGGTCGCCCGTGACAGCGCTGCTGATTTTTGGGAGGCAGCGGAGGGCCCCACA GTTTGGGACTTGGACAAGAACAAAGGGTTAGCAATCCTCCCTTATCATGATGTGGATCGGATATTGAAGGCGATTCTGGAGACAAAGGACTTCGAATTCTTCGAAAAGGCTGCATCTCAGACTGAGGGTCGAATGtcgtcgagcttcttctACTGGGCTGCAGGAATGATCAAGGCTGGTAGTTTGGCCATGATGGATATCGAGAAGGGGCCTGTCGCCGCAATTTTGAGATACCCATGA
- a CDS encoding hypothetical protein (COG:P; EggNog:ENOG503P3JM), protein MSHSGHGGGMGDGPACKISMLWNWYTIDACFLSSSWHITTNGAFAATCIGVILMVILLEALRRIGKEYDEHIQRDFAARVALIANGGLAPSSAAPSCPGAASSSSSSNEAVAPQTVTFRASPLQQLIRSLIHTATFGLAYIIMLLAMYYNGYVIISILIGALLGKFLCDWMTKTVVIGADGTAAVKNGGLVGGGIDEPTVCCG, encoded by the exons ATGTCACACTCcggccacggcggcggcatggGCGACGGCCCCGCCTGCAAAATCTCC ATGCTCTGGAACTGGTACACAATCGACGcctgcttcctctcctcttcatggcacatcaccaccaacggcgCCTTCGCGGCCACCTGCATAGGCGTCATCCTGAtggtcatcctcctcgaagcCCTACGCCGCATTGGCAAGGAATACGACGAGCACATCCAGCGGGACTTTGCGGCAAGGGTAGCACTGATCGCTAACGGCGGTCTTGCCCCCTCTTCCGCCGCGCCGTCATGCCCCGGGGCtgcctcgtcgtcgtcgtcgtcgaacGAAGCGGTTGCTCCTCAGACAGTCACTTTCCGCGCGAGCCCACTGCAGCAGCTTATCCGCTCGTTGATCCACACTGCTACTTTTGGGCTGGCGTATATTATCATGTTGTTGGCCATGTATTATAATGGGTATGTGATTATTAGCATTTTGATCGGGGCATTGCTGGGCAAGTTCTTGTGTGATTGGATGACCAAGACGGTGGTGATTGGGGCGGATGgaacggcggcggtgaagaACGGGGGgctggtggggggtgggattgaTGAGCCTACTGTTTGTTGTGGGTGA
- a CDS encoding hypothetical protein (EggNog:ENOG503NXPY; COG:E; COG:I) yields the protein MAALVIGLGAASLLLLTYTYLSRLSSILKSTPEAVLKVSPKRWTKEELRQVYQRLEKNLITTKSYADRIPPKLDRRYIITGGSGLVGGYIVLQLLERGQSPESIRIVEFRPLNRADMLSGPASTVDFVKADISSAESTNNAFEKSWPSSVAHLPLTVFHTAAVIVPSDRSKLVYGLCESVNVRGTRNVLDAARKAGADVLISTSSGGVSIRPIELWISPLELLLSPKNKLPEIKNHLQVMDEKDFFEPPRKHEEHFANYAVSKARAERIVCGANSPELRTGSIRPANGVYGQPGDNTLGGSLAMSDCPTWCAHIIQPFVHGINVAIAHLDYEAVLAANPKAPQAGRPFMITDPNPPISYIDMYLAIETLATTPFKLIRLPPLPMWFLSYIVEWYSLLPVKYPFLRRILPELKGDIKHMKPGLFSVTTHMVATNENAGRSVDEGGLGFRGVVTTLEGMVQEIVEWNVEHKGGKKAKKFQTSILFAEEIAKAAEAAGVMEKMGK from the exons ATGGCCGCCCTCGTGATAGGGCTGGGCGCCGCctcgctccttctcctgaCTTATACCTACCTCTCGCGTCTCAGCAGCATCCTGAAAAGCACCCCCGAAGCAGTATTGAAGGTGTCTCCAAAAAGATGGACCAAAGAAGAGCTGCGACAGGTATATCAGCGCCTTGAAAAGAATCTTATTACCACCAAAAGCTATGCAGATCGCATTCCCCCCAAGTTGGATAGACGATACATCATCACTGGGGGTTCTG gtcttgttggtggctACATTGTCCTACAGCTTCTGGAACGTGGTCAATCTCCAGAAAGCATTCGTATCGTGGAGTTTCGGCCTCTCAACCGGGCTGACATGCTCAGTGGGCCAGCATCAACGGTCGACTTTGTCAAGGCAGACATCTCCTCAGCCGAGTCCACTAACAATGCCTTTGAGAAATCATGGCCATCCTCTGTTGCTCACCTTCCCTTGACGGTCTTTCACACAGCGGCGGTCATTGTGCCATCGGACCGGTCCAAACTCGTCTACGGTCTCTGTGAAAGTGTCAATGTTCGGGGCACCAGGAATGTCCTCGACGCAGCTCGCAAAGCCGGGGCCGATGTACTGATCTCGACATCCTCTGGCGGCGTCAGTATTCGCCCCATTGAACTCTGGATCTCACCTCTAGAGTTACTCCTGTCACCCAAGAATAAGCTCCCCGAGATAAAGAACCACCTCCAAGTCATGGACGAAAAGGACTTCTTTGAGCCACCCCGCAAGCACGAAGAGCACTTTGCCAACTACGCCGTCTCCAAAGCCAGGGCTGAGAGAATAGTTTGTGGTGCCAACAGCCCCGAGCTCCGAACTGGAAGCATCAGACCAGCAAACGGTGTCTACGGGCAACCAGGCGACAATACCCTCGGGGGCTCTCTCGCCATGAGCGACTGCCCCACCTGGTGCGCGCACATCATCCAACCCTTCGTCCACGGCATCAACGTCGCCATTGCCCACCTTGACTATGAAGCCGTCCTGGCTGCTAACCCCAAAGCACCACAAGCTGGCCGCCCCTTCATGATCAccgaccctaaccctcccaTCAGCTACATCGACATGTATCTAGCTATCGAGACGCTGGCTACCACTCCGTTCAAGCTCATTCGTTTGCCTCCGCTGCCAATGTGGTTTCTTTCCTACATTGTCGAGTGGTACTCCCTCTTGCCGGTCAAATACCCCTTCTTGAGAAGGATTCTGCCTGAGCTCAAGGGGGATATCAAGCACATGAAGCCTGGTTTGTTCAGTGTTACTACTCACATGGTAGCTACGAACGAGAATGCCGGTCGGtctgttgatgagggggggttggggtttaggggggtggtgacgacCCTGGAGGGTATGGTGCAGGAGATTGTGGAGTGGAATGTCGAGCacaagggggggaagaaggccaagaagttCCAGACGAGTATTTTGTTTGCGGAGGAGATTGCaaaggcggccgaggcggcgggggtgatggagaagatgggTAAGTGA
- a CDS encoding hypothetical protein (COG:G; EggNog:ENOG503NUEG), with the protein MQDTVHSLVWLAIGFGLVNVAHSLEAQNNFRYLAQTPLSTVPTFDNEDIPWGLTTYANIPYLPCLSKRDSLKYDIAVLGAPFDTATTGRPGARFGPGAIRSGSSRIYADAAWSLYTGENVFKSNVKIVDCGDVQMTRLDNTVALKQLETGHDIINARSPVSRDLSPVPRIINLGGDHTTTLSALRAAYKKWGKLSVIHFDAHIDTWNPKVLGGDVSDYGAVNHGTFLHIAHEEGLITNSSIHAGIRAPLAHPVKDMKNDRRCGFEFVTSRDLDRFGISGIIERLKSRVGDAKIYISVDIDVLDPAYAPATGTAEPGGWTSRELLTILDGLVGLKVVGADVVEVAPAYDGAGETTGVAAAEVVHSLLHLMVKTPVAGE; encoded by the exons ATGCAAGACACTGTCCATTCCCTGGTGTGGCTGGCCATTGGCTTCGGCTTGGTCAATGTCGCTCACAGCTTGGAAGCCCAGAATAACTTTCGATACCTCGCCCAAACCCCCCTATCTACCGTACCCACGTTCGACAACGAAGACATACCATGGGGCTTAACAACTTATGCCAACATTCCATATCTGCCCTGTCTCTCAAAGCGTGACAGCCTCAAATATGACATCGCTGTCCTCGGTGCACCATTTGACACT GCAACAACCGGCCGACCAGGAGCCCGCTTCGGCCCCGGAGCAATCAGATCTGGCTCCTCGCGCATTTACGCAGATGCAGCATGGAGTTTATACACCG GGGAAAACGTCTTCAAAAGCAACGTCAAAATCGTCGACTGCGGAGACGTCCAAATGACCAGACTGGACAACACCGTCGCGCTCAAACAGCTGGAAACCGGCCACGACATCATCAATGCCCGCTCTCCTGTTTCTAGGGACCTGTCCCCTGTCCCGAGGATTATCAACTTGGGAGGTGATCATACCACCACGCTGTCTGCGTTGAGGGCAGCGTACAAGAAATGGGGGAAACTCTCTGTTATTCATTTCGATGCTCATATCG ATACTTGGAACCCCAaggtgttgggtggtgatgtttctGACTATGG AGCGGTAAACCACGGAACCTTCCTTCACATTGCCCACGAGGAG GGGCTCATTACAAATTCCAGCATTCACGCAGGCATCCGGGCACCTCTTGCCCACCCAGTCAAAGACATGAAGAATGATCGCCGTTGCGGGTTTGAATTTGTTACCTCCAGGGATCTTGACCGTTTTGGTATCAGCGGGATTATCGAGAGGCTGAAATCCAGAGTTGGAGACGCGAAAATCTATATCAGTGTTGACATTGATGTTCTGGATCCTGCTTATGCTCCTG CAACGGGAACTGCTGAGCCGGGTGGTTGGACGTCGAGGGAGCTATTGACTATTCTTGACGGACTGGTTGGGCTCAAAGTTGTGGGTGCTGATGTCGTGGAAGTTGCGCCGGCTTatgatggtgctggtgagaCAACGGGCGTGGCGGCTGCTGAGGTTGTGCATTCTCTTTTGCATTTGATGGTGAAGACCCCAGTTGCGGGGGAGTGA
- a CDS encoding hypothetical protein (EggNog:ENOG503P7HM) produces MDIKTAFLLFTVSLFPNVDITHVANELPTFRLLTVIKMYTSSILTTVALATAALATGSAKTPNDFSPGFILVVHVTNPDADFTPTVNNAAVNSIHAGPGFRVATISTTLTDGHVFYENGTLDQVEDGETTVIFDAATPLTPFGIVVQDPTAPVDNIAINAGPGSYNTVDGDPDVNAALVNGLGEGTYLVCNATVPYYHQNFLTLQANYSRALSAVQGRRPRRIAQGKGGDLRREGLTSG; encoded by the exons ATGGACATAAAGACAGCATTCCTTCTTTTTACCGTCTCTCTTTTTCCCAATGTTGACATCACTCACGTCGCCAATGAATTACCTACCTTTAGACTCTTGACCGTCATCAAAATGTACACCTcttccatcctcaccaccgtcgccctggcaacagcagccctgGCCACAGGCAGTGCCAAAACACCCAACGACTTCTCCCCGggcttcatcctcgtcgtgcacgtcaccaaccccgacgcCGACTTCACCCCCACCGTCAACAACGCCGCAGTCAACAGCATCCACGCCGGCCCCGGCTTCCGCGTAGCGACtatctccaccaccctcaccgacGGACACGTCTTTTACGAAAATGGAACCCTAGACCAGGTTGAAGACGGGGAGACAACCGTCATCTTTGACGCTGCCACGCCCCTGACCCCGTTTGGGATTGTGGTGCAGGACCCCACGGCGCCGGTTGACAATATTGCCATCAATGCTGGGCCGGGGAGTTATAATACTGTGGATGGGGACCCGGACGTGAATGCGGCGTTGGTgaatgggttgggggaggggacgtaCTTGGTTTGTAATGCGACGGTGCCGTACTATCACCAGAACTTTTTGACGTTGCA GGCGAATTATTCCCGGGCCTTGAGTGCTGTGCAAGGCCGACGACCCCGGAGGATTGCACAAGGAAAAGGCGGAGACTTGAGGAGAGAGGGACTGACCTCTGGGTGA
- a CDS encoding hypothetical protein (COG:C; EggNog:ENOG503NZ0F), giving the protein MGLTCHRKMSLHIIIVGAGIAGLSAAVSLRRTGHRVEIYERTSANNEVGAAITVPPNASRFLLEWGLDPVAERFVKADEMAFLDPLTLNTLFAVPQEQNRARYGYDLWLSHRVDLHAWFRRKATAVEGPGTPVVLHLQRAVVRYDPATPSITLADGGVLSADLVVGADGVHSQATEVVLGSKIEPSPSAYYNTCFRFLIPAASLAEDPETRWWHEDEHSRKVSMRIITHNATSRRIVSYPCRDREIHNFVGLYHDPAMATATREDYLAKVDKNSVLETFGAEAFSPKLRAVIGKATEVKRWPLLNRRPIPSWHRERLVLVGDAAHPMLPHQGQGGAQGLEDGCVLGIVLYGASNLADIERRLEIYEKVRRNRASAIQILSSVGMDQGHLVLEDLKPYFPEGQVPKTPTEMVAFASGYNAVAASVKAMKEELDPSFELPAEFFGPKKGGK; this is encoded by the exons ATGGGTCTCACCTGTCACCGTAAAATGTCGcttcacatcatcatcgtcggcgCTGGAATCGCCGGGCTGTCAGCAGCTGTCTCTTTGCGACGAACTGGTCACCGGGTAGAGATCTACGAGCGCACATCAGCAAACAACGAAGTCGGAGCCGCCATCACCGTACCCCCTAACGCATCTCGCTTTCTCCTTGAATGGGGACTTGACCCAGTCGCCGAACGCTTTGTCAAGGCAGATGAAATGGCCTTCCTCGACCCTCTTACTTTGAACACTCTGTTTGCTGTTCCTCAAGAACAAAATCGCGCCCGATATGGCTATGACCTGTGGCTTTCCCACCGTGTTGACTTGCATGCTTGGTTCAGGAGGAAGGCGACAGCAGTTGAGGGGCCTGGAACTCCAGTGGTACTTCACTTGCAGCGTGCAGTTGTGCGATAT GACCCTGCCactccctccatcaccctcgccgACGGAGGTGTACTTTCTGCCGATCTTGTCGTCGGAGCAGATGGCGTTCACTCACAAGCCACGGAGGTGGTGCTAGGGAGCAAGATTGAGCCATCGCCCTCTGCCTATTACAACACCTGTTTCCGTTTTCTGATTCCAGCCGCTTCATTGGCTGAAGACCCTGAAACTCGATGGTGGCATGAAGACGAGCACAGTAGGAAGGTTAGCATGCGGATTATCACCCACAATGCAACAAGTAGAAGGATAGTTTCGTATCCATGTCGAGA CCGCGAGATCCACAACTTCGTAGGTCTGTATCATGATCCTGCCATGGCAACAGCCACTAGGGAAGACTATTTGGCAAAGGTGGATAAAAATAGCGTTCTAGAAACCTTTGGTGCAGAGGCTTTCAGTCCTAAGCTGAGAGCTGTGATTGG GAAAGCCACCGAGGTCAAACGCTGGCCGCTTTTAAACAGACGTCCGATCCCAAGTTGGCACCGTGAAAGGCTTGTTCTGGTAGGTGATGCTGCTCACCCAATGCTGCCCC atcaaggccaaggaggcgcCCAAGGACTCGAGGATGGTTGTGTTCTAGGAATTGTTCTGTATGGCGCTTCAAATTTAGCAGACATTGAAAGGCGACTGGAAATATATGAGAAAGTCCGGAGGAATCGAGCATCAGCTATCCAAATATTGAGTAGTGTTGGCATGGACCAAGGACATCTCGTCTTGGAGGATCTGAAACCCTATTTCCCGGAAGGTCAAGTTCCAA AAACTCCCACGGAGATGGTGGCATTTGCGTCTGGATACAATGCTGTTGCAGCTTCTGTGAAAGCTatgaaggaggagcttgatcCTAGTTTCGAGCTGCCGGCGGAGTTTTTCGGGCCAAAAAAAGGCGGCAAATAA
- a CDS encoding hypothetical protein (EggNog:ENOG503PD6E), with the protein MAATQTPTVTQPRQPAKPRPSPPSVSLSTPPPDLKEVNPVLSPTAVEANINHPPHANGGAHMSFEFEGLAIELNTQLEYVRVEDGENTDSKRPTTWLLKSKDPNKAYLPGQPRIRLGERARHVDGPEGKVDGYLRRWHLTDKLDQLLPLMRYIFVQTPAYDHINALHHHAAHTRRIVVDEEPGLHLVWYYETIFMKPIPPYFFSRAFWMYIAHADPEVYRASLGFMRSYYHIIRFEIDFHEACKKKLMPRKDNGKFPTYEEWCEFIEPFSLVGDKHVSRRFKYGELRLTRINRAAMFFRFNLAYFHLLPQWGSFLSHILAPLITAFAVCSVILNSMQVTLAAIEVANETNYDIPGPEEWKRFMNVSLYFPIIVILSIVLVIGVTLISVFLMGLKDLLRGNKVREKKRLGQARVGKGSHGMVW; encoded by the coding sequence ATGGCTGCGACTCAGACGCCGACAGTGACACAACCACGACAACCAGCAAAACCccgtccatcaccaccatcagtcTCTCtatcaacccctccgcctgATCTCAAAGAAGTTAATCCCGTACTAAGTCCAACGGCAGTTGAGGCCAATATAAACCACCCTCCACATGCAAATGGCGGCGCACATATGTCTTTCGAGTTCGAGGGATTGGCGATAGAACTAAATACACAACTGGAGTATGTACgggttgaagatggggaaaACACAGACTCGAAGCGACCAACGACATGGTTGCTCAAGTCCAAAGACCCAAACAAAGCATACCTGCCTGGCCAGCCACGCATACGGCTTGGTGAGCGTGCACGACATGTCGATGGCCCCGAGGGCAAGGTTGATGGCTATTTACGTCGATGGCATCTCACGGATAAGTTAGATCAGCTTCTTCCCTTGATGCGCTACATCTTCGTCCAAACACCCGCCTACGACCACATCAACGCACTCCACCATCATGCCGCCCATACTCGGAGGATTGTGGTAGATGAAGAGCCAGGGCTTCATTTGGTGTGGTATTACGAGACAATTTTCATGAAGCCCATCCCGCCATATTTCTTTTCCAGAGCTTTCTGGATGTACATCGCACATGCCGACCCCGAAGTCTACCGTGCTTCTCTCGGTTTCATGCGCAGCTACTACCACATTATCCGGTTCGAGATCGATTTCCACGAGGcctgcaagaagaagctcatgCCACGGAAGGACAATGGAAAATTTCCGACTTATGAGGAATGGTGCGAGTTTATCGAGCCCTTCTCGCTGGTGGGCGACAAGCATGTCAGTCGCCGTTTCAAGTACGGCGAGCTCCGCCTCACACGCATCAACCGGGCCGCCATGTTCTTCCGCTTCAACCTTGCGTACTTCCACCTGTTGCCGCAGTGGGGCTCGTTCTTGTCACATATTCTTGCGCCCTTGATCACGGCATTTGCGGTGTGCTCGGTCATTCTCAACTCGATGCAGGTGACGCTTGCTGCTATCGAGGTGGCCAATGAGACGAACTACGACATACCTGGCCCGGAGGAATGGAAGCGTTTCATGAACGTGTCGTTGTATTTCCCCATTATTGTTATACTGTCAATAGTACTTGTCATTGGTGTTACGCTCATCAGCGTATTCCTGATGGGACTGAAGGATTTGCTGAGGGGGAACAAagtgagggagaagaagcggCTTGGCCAGGCAAGAGTGGGCAAGGGAAGTCACGGGATGGTTTGGTAG
- a CDS encoding hypothetical protein (EggNog:ENOG503NVUB; COG:P; COG:Q), which yields MESLTTPNSILRRQHIQNFSEASQLEPHWGYAYRVVPCTNDPGSCAYLDVVYDAHDAGMLYTGIFWATVLGILLIWGIGRRVFPAREPVDDLLAQLSTNESTPQRPKPSFLSRSFGAVASSLRHHLLPTAPLRTIFGHTTRLQLVILAVLTSYLSIWSFVGIVYGKWVTPIKGQPADVVNTRTSLGPWADRVGVLAYALTPLSVLFAARESILSAVTGVPYTSFMFLHKWTGYIILVQSLLHTLGWVLIEGWLYKPQPDVWNKWVVQEYAIWGFVALGLLVLLWICSFQWVIKNITGYEFFRKAHYVMAMVYIGALIGHWEELQCFLVPGIVLWVVDRLARLVRMGMLHCGYQRKEGRWGFSSAEAEAKFWKDERFGDVVRLDFEHHQKAWSIGQHFFLCFTEGSLWQSHPFTPLSLPQINNVGDVKHSYIFRAKGGETRKIARVIEEKLKEQKEGRTTTNVVLQGPYGENIVEGLTQDVNVLCVAGGTGITYVLPVLLRLVREKVNPDRKIELVWAVKRKQDLEWVEPELEELRRLGAAHGLQIRIFVTAEDVAPGARTTTGDEKKVSEDVDTKSVSVGSDESQNQRPDVNVAVNEFVANVARGSTRVFGSGPPSMITELREAVAQRNSGSKVWKGEGRFDVRLVCDDRLEW from the coding sequence ATGGAGTCGctcacaaccccaaactccaTCCTTCGGCGTCAGCACATCCAGAACTTCTCAGAAGCCTCCCAACTAGAGCCTCACTGGGGGTACGCCTACCGTGTAGTCCCCTGCACAAACGACCCAGGGTCATGCGCCTACCTAGACGTGGTCTATGACGCCCACGATGCAGGCATGCTATACACGGGCATCTTCTGGGCCACCGTCCtgggcatcctcctcatctgggGCATCGGTCGCCGTGTCTTCCCAGCCCGAGAACCAGTCgacgacctcctcgcccagctATCCACCAAcgaatcaaccccccaacgTCCCAAAcccagcttcctctcccgTTCCTTTGGCGCGGTCGCCTCCTCCCTTagacaccacctcctccccaccgctCCCCTGAGGACCATCTTCGGGCATACTACCCGCCTCCAActcgtcatcctcgccgtCTTGACAAGCTACCTATCCATCTGGTCCTTTGTGGGAATCGTCTACGGGAAATGGGTAACCCCCATCAAAGGCCAGCCAGCAGACGTAGTCAACACGCGCACCTCCCTCGGCCCCTGGGCCGACCGCGTCGGCGTCCTCGCCTACGCGCTCACCCCCTTATCCGTCCTCTTTGCCGCCAGAGAGTCGATCCTCTCAGCCGTCACCGGCGTCCCATACACCTCCTTCATGTTCCTTCACAAATGGACCGGCTACATCATCCTCGTgcaatccctcctccacactctAGGTTGGGTTCTGATCGAAGGCTGGCTGtacaaaccccaacccgacGTCTGGAACAAGTGGGTGGTGCAGGAATACGCCATCTGGGGCTTCGtcgccctcggcctcctcgtcctcctgtGGATCTGCTCCTTCCAGTGGGTCATCAAGAACATCACCGGGTACGAATTTTTCCGCAAGGCGCACTACGTCATGGCCATGGTCTACATTGGGGCGTTGATCGGTCACTGGGAGGAACTGCAGTGTTTTCTCGTGCCCGGTATTGTCCTCTGGGTGGTTGACCGGCTTGCCAGATTAGtgcggatggggatgttgcACTGTGGGTACCAACGCAAGGAGGGACGGTGGGGGTTTTCCAGTGCCGAGGCGGAAGCAAAGTTCTGGAAGGatgagaggtttggggatgtggttaGGTTGGATTTTGAACATCATCAGAAGGCGTGGAGTATTGGGCAGCACTTCTTTTTGTGCTTTACCGAGGGGAGTCTGTGGCAGAGTCATCCTTTTACTCCGTTGTCGCTCCCTCAGATTAACAACGTTGGGGACGTCAAGCATTCGTATATTTTCCGGgcgaaggggggggagacgAGAAAGATTGCGAGGGTGATTgaggagaagttgaaggagcagaaggaagggaggacgacgacgaatgTGGTGCTTCAGGGGCCGTATGGGGAGAATATTGTGGAGGGCTTGACGCAGGATGTCAATGTGCTTTGCGTGGCTGGTGGAACGGGAATTACCTATGTCCTACCTGTTTTGTTGAGattggtgagggagaaggtgaaCCCCGACAGGAAGATCGAGTTGGTCTGGGCGGTGAAGAGAAAGCAGGATCTTGAATGGGTTGAGCCagagttggaggagctgaggaggCTGGGTGCTGCGCATGGATTGCAGATTCGAATCTTTGTTACTGCTGAGGATGTTGCTCCTGGAGCCAGGACGACAACCGGcgatgagaagaaggtgtCGGAGGATGTCGACACCAAGTCGGTGTCTGTGGGCAGTGACGAAAGCCAGAACCAGCGGCCTGACGTCAATGTGGCTGTCAATGAGTTTGTCGCCAACGTCGCTCGGGGCTCCACGCGCGTTTTTGGTAGCGGGCCACCGAGCATGATCACGGAGCTGCGTGAGGCTGTTGCGCAAAGAAACTCTGGATCGAAGGTGTGGAAGGGTGAGGGGAGATTTGACGTTCGTCTTGTTTGCGATGATCGGTTGGAATGGTGA
- a CDS encoding hypothetical protein (EggNog:ENOG503NV2A; COG:O; MEROPS:MER0093133): MAILQYLLASVALVAPVVNGYKGFRTSLTLGDFKEQMEEREMRTALIHPRDTDLEKLYPAQTIQMPIDHFHNDSIYEPHTNETFLLRYWFDASHYQPGGPVIVLQGGETDGAGRLRYLQKGIVAQLSQATNGLGVIFEHRYYGESHPTDDFSTKNLRFLTTDQALADQAYFAQNAVFPGLEHLNLTSHNVPYIAYGGSYAGSVVAFLRKLYPDVYWGAIASSGVPEAIYDYWEYYEAARIYGPSECIEATQKLTHAIDNVLINHTDTEYPQRVKNIFGLGNITRNDDFANAIAQGIAGLQGLNWDPAVNSTEFGHYCGNISSTEVLYPGIAEREEEAKELLAVGGYDEVKLVNQLLNYIGYVDATAVKGCKRRGKSQDECFTNYDSKFYQQDDITQEWRLWAYQYCFEWGYLQTGSGVPADQLPLISRLINLEFTSTVCREAFNITTPSQVERINKHGGVNISYPRLAHVDGEWDPWRAASPHRIGLPGRESTVSEPFILIEKGVHHWDENGLFPNETRPGLPPKPVADVQKAEAEFVKAWVEEWHKARGTDV, translated from the exons ATGGCGATATTACAATATCTCCTGGCCAGCGTGGCGCTTGTTGCGCCTGTTGTAAATGGATACAAGGGTTTTAGGACTTCCTTGACTCTGGGGGACTTCAAGGAGCAG ATGGAGGAGCGAGAGATGAGAACTGccctcatccaccccagAGACACCGACCTTGAAAAGCTCTACCCAGCCCAAACCATTCAAATGCCCATTGATCACTTCCACAATGACTCCATCTATGAACCACACACCAACGAGACCTTCCTTCTCCGATACTGGTTCGACGCGAGCCACTACCAACCCGGCGGTCCGGTCATCGTCCTCCAAGGCGGTGAGACCGATGGAGCTGGTCGTCTTCGATATCTGCAAAAGGGCATCGTAGCCCAGCTCTCCCAGGCAACAAACGGGTTGGGTGTCATTTTTGAACACCGCTACTACGGCGAAAGCCACCCCACTGATGACTTCAGCACCAAAAACCTCCGCTTCTTGACTACGGATCAAGCCCTAGCTGATCAAGCATACTTTGCCCAAAATGCCGTCTTCCCCGGCCTTGAACACTTGaacctcacctctcacaACGTCCCTTACATTGCCTACGGTGGCTCCTACGCCGGATCAGTCGTTGCCTTTCTCCGCAAGCTCTACCCAGACGTCTATTGGGGCGCCATTGCCTCCTCTGGTGTTCCCGAGGCGATCTATGACTATTGGGAGTACTACGAAGCCGCCCGGATTTATGGACCTAGCGAATGTATAGAGGCTACTCAGAAGCTTACTCATGCGATCGATAATGTGTTGATCAACCACACCGACACCGAATACCCACAACGGGTCAAGAATATCTTTGGGCTAGGCAATATCACCAGAAACGATGACTTTGCCAATGCCATTGCCCAGGGAATAGCCGGACTTCAAGGCTTGAATTGGGATCCGGCGGTCAACAGTACCGAGTTTGGACATTACTGTGGGAATATCAGCTCGACCGAGGTCCTCTACCCCGGGATCGccgagcgggaggaggaggcaaaaGAACTTCTCGCCGTGGGTGGCTATGATGAAGTGAAGCTAGTGAATCAGCTGCTCAATTACATTGGGTATGTCGATGCCACAGCTGTAAAAGGGTGCAAACGAAGAGGGAAGAGCCAGGACGAGTGCTTCACGAATTATGATTCGAAGTTTTACCAGCAGGATGATATCACGCAGGAGTGGAGGCTGTGGGCTTATCAGTATTGTTTCGA ATGGGGCTACCTCCAAACTGGCTCTGGTGTCCCTGCTGATCAACTCCCACTCATCTCACGACTGATCAACCTCGAGTTCACGTCCACTGTCTGTCGGGAGGCGTTCAACATTACGACTCCTTCTCAGGTGGAAAGGATCAACAAGCATGGCGGTGTGAACATCAGCTACCCTCGCCTGGCTCATGTTGATGGAGAATGGGATCCCTGGCGTGCGGCATCGCCTCATAGGATTGGGCTGCCCGGGCGGGAGAGCACTGTTTCCGAACCGTTTATTCTCATCGAGAAGGGTGTGCATCACTGGGATGAGAATGGGTTGTTTCCTAATGAGACTAGACCTGGGTTACCGCCCAAGCCTGTGGCTGACGTGCAGAAGGCGGAGGCAGAGTTTGTGAAGGCTTGGGTTGAGGAGTGGCACAAAGCGAGGGGTACTGATGTCTGA